In Papaver somniferum cultivar HN1 chromosome 1, ASM357369v1, whole genome shotgun sequence, a genomic segment contains:
- the LOC113277591 gene encoding pescadillo homolog: MVKPPNSYGSFYFHSSKRKNEKVPKERHIPFNKKNNKKDIPIKKKKKIRDLKSLVEVLISRKPNTSLSTIVKKRSLSYCGAFVRCITAVESKHIEVECIQRCRRLSHGWQAYIASTNSLRKVQTDKRRTLYQVEVNGHTISYSTPCALQQVSTDDFKVILIFLEFYEVLLGSVLKRLYGLISVRYPLDCDSHLEVLETDHAVSIYVAGQAWMLTDESDLRLAQLQHALTEFVRESANGSIGENKDDESDDKTKDWKIFKYLKIFLNPEVPKESLLFVISAFGGAVSWEGGPFTDAESDITHQICERPTKTSASRVCVHTRWFYDCVSRLGVLRAHDYLVGREPSSYTAFEELKGDVPGNRYSYVFTYSQTVVILGYPTRNFHFYRSRYYVYIL, translated from the exons ATGGTGAAACCTCCT AATTCTTATGGTTCATTTTATTTTCACTCTTCAAAGAGAAAGAACGAGAAAGTGCCGAAGGAGAGACACATTCCCTTCAACAAGAAGAACAACAAGAAAGACATTcccatcaagaagaagaagaagatcagaGATCTTAAGAGTCTTGTTGAAGTATTGATATCTCGAAAACCGAATACTAGCCTTAGTACAATTGTCAAGAAACG ATCGTTGTCTTACTGTGGTGCATTTGTTCGCTGCATTACCGCTGTCGAGAGTAAGCATATTGAAGTAGAGTGTATCCAGAGATGTCGAAG GTTAAGCCATGGATGGCAGGCATACATCGCCAGTACGAATAGCTTAAGGAAAGTTCAAACTGATAAGAGAAGAACCCTTTATCAG GTTGAGGTTAATGGGCACACGATAAGCTATTCAACTCCTTGTGCATTACAGCAAGTCTCTACTGATGACTTTAAAGTCATATTGATCTTTTTGGAATTCTACGAG GTACTCCTTGGATCTGTCCTTAAGAGGTTGTACGGCTTAATATCCGTGCGATATCCACTCGATTGTGATTCTCATTTGGAAGTATTAGAGACAG ACCACGCAGTGTCCATCTACGTTGCTGGGCAGGCATGGATGCTGACTGATGAGTCTGATCTTAGGCTAGCTCAACTGCAGCATGCGCTGACAGAATTTGTCAGGGAATCTGCAAATGGCAGTATTGGGGAAAATAAGGATGATGAGTCTGATGACAAAACAAAGGACTGGAAAATCTTTAAATATTTGAAGATCTTCTTAAACCCGGAG GTACCAAAGGAGTCCTTGCTTTTTGTGATTTCAGCTTTTGGTGGTGCAGTTTCTTGGGAGGGAGGTCCATTTACTGATGCTGAATCCGATATTACACATCAG ATCTGTGAGCGGCCAACAAAGACTTCGGCCTCCAGAGTGTGTGTTCACACACGATGGTTTTATGATTGTGTAAGCCGACTAGGGGTTTTACGGGCACATGATTACTTGGTGGGCCG GGAGCCTTCCTCATATACTGCTTTTGAGGAGTTAAAAGGCGACGTTCCTGGGAATAGATATTCTTATGTATTTACCTACAGCCAGACAGTTGTGATCCTTGGTTATCCAACGAGGAATTTTCACTTTTACAGAAGTAGATATTATGTGTATATACTATGA
- the LOC113277494 gene encoding uncharacterized protein LOC113277494: MAIALPKHEDEEAKNKSLPWEMPKILIDGGSSVEIFFYETFKQMGLNDECLIPSTYNIFGFNGSSTRPRGEITLEIQVGRILTITTFCVVDVLLPYTAIVGRSWVHGIKGVASTYHQRLRFPTPDGVAEIIGDSGEAKYCYKMEVQNGENNINSPKAQARRARGIGNSIESHDYMEISDAPRHLSNAPSSYNTITSGPTTRPL; the protein is encoded by the coding sequence atggccattGCACTCCCCAAACATGAGGACGAGGAAGCAAAAAACAAATCACTACCATGGGAAATGCCCAAAATCCTAATTGATGGTGGCAGCTCCGTGGAGATATTCttctatgaaacattcaaacaaaTGGGCCTCAACGACGAATGCCTCATACCCTCAACTTACAACATATTCGGCTTTAACGGGTCATCGACTCGTCCAAGAGGGGAAATAACATTAGAAATCCAAGTGGGAAGAATCCTTACCATAACCACTTTCTGTGTAGTAGACGTGCTATTACCCTATACAGCCATTGTCGGACGATCCTGGGTTCATGGAATCAAGGGAGTGGCCTCCACTTACCATCAAAGGCTAAGATTCCCAACACCTGACGGAGTAGCAGAAATCATTGGAGACTCTGGCGAGGCAAAATATTGCTACAAGATGGAGGTCCAAAACGGTGAGAATAACATAAACTCCCCGAAAGCACAAGCGAGAAGAGCTAGAGGCATCGGTAATTCAATTGAATCTCATGACTACATGGAAATAAGCGATGCACCAAGACACTTGTCTAACGCTCCATCCTCGTACAACACCATAACCTCTGGACCGACTACACGACCCTTATAG